A single window of Micrococcaceae bacterium Sec5.1 DNA harbors:
- the alr gene encoding alanine racemase, which yields MRRIAQYQEGGSLALSGQVRVDLSAISDNIKALKNRTDAPLFMAVVKGNAYGHGLVEVARTAVASGADWLGTAQLTEAIALRKAGITAPILSWLYLASQTSDTILEALENDIDVSLGSVHQLQVLAGIAERLSRPAVVHLELDSGLSRGGARKEDWAELVAHARKAEVDGTVLVRGIWTHLAWADVPAHPGNASAVAEFEDAVREAREVGLKPELRHVSSSANILDRPEFHFDMVRAGLAIYGLAPADHLNPTDFGLRPALSVTAPLVMVKKVPAGTGVSYEHQAITYEPRYLGLIPLGYADGIPKGISGRSVVNIGGRSVPVIGKVCMDQFMVDLGPDATGIDVGDTAVLFGNPATGAASADDWGAAIGSHGDEIINRIAPRLPRVYAGPSQEDAAYECPDYQEPATAGQDNVA from the coding sequence ATGAGACGTATTGCACAGTACCAAGAGGGCGGCTCACTGGCCCTCTCCGGTCAGGTCAGAGTGGACCTGTCCGCTATTTCAGACAACATCAAGGCCCTGAAGAACCGCACCGACGCACCGCTCTTCATGGCCGTGGTCAAGGGCAACGCCTATGGTCACGGGCTCGTGGAAGTAGCCCGCACGGCCGTTGCTTCCGGCGCCGACTGGCTCGGAACTGCACAGCTCACCGAGGCCATCGCCCTGCGCAAAGCCGGCATCACGGCACCGATCCTTTCGTGGCTCTATCTGGCATCCCAGACCAGCGACACCATCCTGGAAGCATTGGAAAACGACATCGATGTGTCCCTCGGAAGCGTCCACCAACTCCAGGTGCTGGCAGGCATCGCCGAACGCCTTAGCCGTCCCGCCGTCGTACATCTTGAACTGGACAGCGGGCTGAGCCGGGGCGGGGCACGCAAGGAGGATTGGGCCGAACTCGTGGCGCATGCCCGGAAGGCGGAAGTGGACGGCACCGTGCTGGTCCGCGGCATCTGGACCCACTTGGCGTGGGCCGATGTGCCCGCGCATCCTGGGAACGCCAGCGCTGTTGCGGAGTTCGAGGACGCCGTCCGTGAGGCGCGTGAAGTCGGACTCAAACCCGAACTGAGGCACGTTTCCAGCTCAGCAAACATCCTGGACCGCCCGGAATTCCACTTCGACATGGTCCGGGCTGGCCTCGCAATCTACGGCCTCGCTCCCGCAGACCATCTCAACCCGACCGACTTCGGATTGCGGCCGGCCCTCAGCGTCACGGCCCCCTTGGTGATGGTCAAGAAGGTCCCCGCCGGTACGGGCGTCAGCTACGAGCATCAGGCCATCACCTACGAACCCCGCTACCTGGGGCTCATTCCCCTCGGCTATGCGGACGGCATTCCGAAAGGCATCAGCGGCCGCTCGGTGGTGAATATCGGAGGCCGCAGCGTCCCGGTTATCGGCAAGGTCTGCATGGACCAATTCATGGTGGACCTCGGGCCTGACGCGACCGGGATCGACGTCGGCGACACTGCGGTGTTGTTCGGCAACCCGGCCACCGGTGCGGCTAGCGCCGACGATTGGGGTGCTGCGATCGGCAGCCACGGGGATGAAATCATCAACAGGATTGCCCCGCGATTGCCGCGCGTCTACGCCGGCCCGTCGCAAGAAGACGCCGCCTACGAGTGCCCCGACTACCAGGAGCCGGCAACCGCCGGGCAGGACAATGTTGCCTGA
- a CDS encoding amino acid permease, with amino-acid sequence MARPSLGAQLLRRKPIGQMADAAGTGESGTPLVRSFGVLQLTMISVGATLGTGILVILGESVPLAGPAIWISFVIAGLAALFSAVSYAEMAGLVPVAGSSYSYSYATMGEGMAWICGWCLVLEYAVSVAAVAVGAGQYVNETLAAFGQVLPDAMSQPPGDGGVVNFPAMVIVVLAMILLVRGARESAWINTAIVIIKVAILIFFCAVAFTAFNAGNFEPLMPMGAAGVSAAASSVFFSYIGFDAASTAGEEARNPKRDLPRAILLSMVIVTSIYVLVSVAAIGARPWGWFDGTEAALVQILHEITGQPWIALVFSVGAVLAIASIVLTVLYGQTRILLSMSRDGMVPKVFGRVSPRTGTPVAGTLIVGTAVALTAGLVPLGALADATSIGTLFAFALVNVAVIYLRRNRPDLDRSFRVPLYPITPILGTLMCAFLMLNLGADTWITFGVWMLVGIAIYFGYGRRNSKVAALSDQDYRELTTRAVSPEPVKAAN; translated from the coding sequence ATGGCCAGGCCAAGCCTCGGTGCCCAACTCCTGCGCCGCAAGCCGATCGGGCAGATGGCTGACGCGGCCGGAACCGGCGAAAGCGGCACCCCGCTGGTGCGCAGCTTCGGGGTACTCCAGCTGACCATGATCAGCGTCGGTGCAACGCTGGGCACTGGCATCCTGGTGATCCTTGGCGAGTCCGTGCCGCTGGCCGGGCCGGCGATCTGGATCTCCTTCGTGATCGCTGGTTTGGCTGCTCTCTTCTCGGCAGTGTCCTACGCAGAGATGGCCGGGCTCGTCCCGGTGGCAGGTTCCAGCTACTCATACTCCTACGCGACCATGGGCGAGGGCATGGCCTGGATCTGCGGATGGTGCCTGGTACTGGAATATGCGGTGTCCGTGGCGGCAGTTGCTGTGGGCGCGGGCCAGTACGTCAACGAGACCCTGGCCGCGTTTGGACAGGTCCTGCCCGATGCCATGAGCCAGCCCCCGGGCGATGGCGGGGTGGTAAATTTTCCGGCCATGGTGATCGTGGTCCTTGCCATGATCCTGCTGGTTCGGGGTGCCCGTGAAAGTGCATGGATCAACACCGCGATCGTCATCATCAAAGTCGCGATCCTGATCTTCTTCTGCGCGGTAGCTTTCACCGCTTTCAACGCCGGCAACTTCGAGCCCCTCATGCCGATGGGTGCAGCCGGTGTCTCCGCCGCGGCGTCAAGCGTCTTCTTCTCCTACATCGGATTCGATGCCGCCTCCACGGCCGGCGAGGAAGCGAGGAACCCCAAGCGGGACCTGCCACGCGCAATCCTGCTCTCCATGGTGATTGTCACGAGCATCTACGTCCTGGTGTCCGTCGCCGCGATCGGTGCCCGTCCGTGGGGCTGGTTCGACGGCACCGAAGCTGCCCTGGTCCAGATCCTGCACGAGATCACCGGTCAGCCGTGGATCGCCCTGGTCTTCTCCGTCGGCGCAGTGCTTGCTATTGCCAGCATCGTGTTGACTGTCCTTTACGGCCAGACCCGCATTTTGCTCTCGATGTCCCGCGATGGCATGGTGCCCAAAGTCTTCGGCCGCGTTTCCCCCCGCACCGGCACGCCAGTCGCCGGAACCCTGATAGTAGGAACCGCCGTCGCCCTCACCGCGGGCTTGGTCCCGCTGGGTGCCTTGGCTGACGCAACGAGCATCGGGACGCTCTTCGCCTTCGCACTGGTAAACGTCGCCGTGATCTATCTCCGGCGCAACCGCCCGGATCTGGACCGCAGTTTCCGCGTTCCGCTGTACCCGATCACCCCAATCCTGGGCACGCTGATGTGTGCCTTCCTGATGCTCAACCTCGGCGCCGATACCTGGATCACGTTCGGTGTTTGGATGCTGGTGGGCATCGCCATCTACTTCGGCTATGGACGCCGGAACTCCAAGGTAGCCGCGCTCAGCGATCAGGACTACCGTGAACTGACCACCAGGGCCGTGAGCCCGGAACCTGTGAAAGCCGCAAACTGA
- a CDS encoding FAD-dependent oxidoreductase produces MTIATELPTADVAAPAAEAGEAPITMLNPDFPFSYDHYLAHPDGLGSIPEERYGTEVAVIGAGLSGLVTAYELMKLGLKPVMYEADQIGGRLRTASFPSAPGVVADLGGMRFPVSGKAFYHYVDLLGLETQAFPNPMAPATSSTVIELAGKKHYATTADELPEFFREVADAWKAAVNDGAAFAEMQEAIKARDTKRIKELWNALLPEMDEQTFYGFIAASKSFKEAGFAHREAFGQVGFGTGGWDTDFPNSILEILRVVYTDADDQHRLIAGGAQRLPEALWNHAPSDLKYWPQGTSLSSLHSGSPRGAVDNIRRADNGDLVVRENWGREATYQAVVTTCQSWLLSTRIHTEEALFPAELWTAIERSHYMQSSKTFVMVDRPFWKDIDPETGREVLSMTLTDRLNRATYLLDDGPDKPAVILLSYTWNDDALKWLALTAEERVKLMLHSLEQIYPGVDIASHIVGQPITVSWEADPNFMGAFKANLPGHYRYQQRLFTHFKQDQLPESQRGIFLAGDDVSFTAGWAEGAVTTGLNAVWGVVNHLGGSSVAGNPGPGDLLDEFGPISLD; encoded by the coding sequence ATGACCATCGCTACCGAACTTCCCACAGCCGACGTCGCCGCTCCCGCGGCGGAGGCAGGCGAAGCACCCATCACCATGCTGAACCCGGACTTCCCGTTCAGCTATGACCATTACCTGGCACATCCGGACGGACTCGGCAGCATTCCGGAAGAGCGCTACGGCACGGAAGTGGCCGTCATCGGCGCAGGGCTGTCAGGGCTGGTCACCGCCTATGAGCTCATGAAGCTCGGCCTCAAGCCCGTGATGTACGAGGCCGACCAGATCGGCGGCCGTCTTCGCACGGCGAGCTTCCCCTCGGCGCCGGGCGTCGTAGCGGATCTTGGTGGCATGCGCTTCCCGGTTTCCGGCAAGGCCTTCTACCACTACGTGGACCTTCTTGGCTTGGAAACGCAGGCCTTCCCCAACCCGATGGCCCCCGCGACGTCCAGCACCGTGATCGAACTTGCGGGTAAGAAGCACTACGCCACCACAGCAGATGAGCTGCCGGAATTCTTCCGTGAAGTCGCCGATGCGTGGAAGGCTGCCGTCAACGATGGTGCTGCGTTCGCCGAAATGCAGGAAGCGATCAAGGCCCGCGATACCAAGCGGATCAAGGAACTCTGGAACGCGCTCCTGCCCGAAATGGACGAGCAAACGTTCTACGGATTCATCGCAGCCAGCAAGTCCTTCAAGGAAGCCGGCTTCGCGCACCGCGAAGCTTTCGGCCAGGTGGGCTTCGGCACGGGCGGCTGGGACACCGATTTCCCCAACTCCATCCTGGAGATCCTCCGGGTTGTCTACACCGACGCAGACGACCAGCACCGGCTCATTGCGGGAGGAGCGCAAAGGCTCCCCGAGGCGCTCTGGAACCACGCGCCGTCGGACCTTAAATACTGGCCCCAAGGCACGTCACTGTCGTCGCTGCATTCTGGCTCGCCGCGCGGAGCCGTGGACAACATCCGCCGCGCGGACAACGGGGACCTGGTAGTCCGCGAAAACTGGGGACGCGAAGCCACGTACCAGGCGGTGGTGACCACGTGCCAGTCGTGGTTGCTGTCCACGCGCATCCACACCGAAGAGGCATTGTTCCCGGCCGAGCTGTGGACGGCGATCGAGCGCTCCCACTACATGCAGTCGTCCAAGACATTCGTGATGGTGGACCGGCCCTTCTGGAAGGACATCGATCCGGAAACCGGACGCGAAGTCTTGTCCATGACGCTCACCGACCGCCTCAACCGGGCCACATACTTGCTCGACGACGGCCCTGACAAGCCCGCTGTCATCCTCTTGTCCTACACATGGAACGATGACGCCCTGAAGTGGCTTGCCCTCACTGCCGAAGAACGCGTCAAGCTGATGTTGCACTCGCTGGAGCAGATCTACCCGGGCGTGGACATCGCCAGCCACATCGTGGGGCAGCCGATCACGGTGTCCTGGGAAGCGGACCCCAACTTCATGGGTGCCTTCAAAGCCAACCTGCCGGGCCATTACCGGTACCAGCAGCGGCTCTTCACCCACTTCAAGCAGGATCAGCTGCCGGAAAGCCAGCGCGGCATCTTCCTCGCCGGCGACGACGTGTCCTTCACCGCAGGTTGGGCTGAAGGCGCCGTGACCACAGGCCTCAACGCGGTGTGGGGCGTGGTGAACCACTTGGGCGGATCGTCCGTCGCAGGGAACCCCGGTCCGGGCGATCTGCTGGACGAGTTCGGGCCAATATCCCTGGACTAG
- a CDS encoding gamma carbonic anhydrase family protein, giving the protein MAPSYTFAGDTPAIHESAFVAPTASIIGKATLAEDSSAFYGVSVRADTAAISVGAGSNLQDNVVLHADPGFPCTVGERVSVGHSAVVHGCTVEDDCLIGMSATILNGAVIGTGSLIAAGAVVLEGTVIPPRSLVAGVPAKVRRELTDEEFDGVKHNAAHYKELAAAHREMHAS; this is encoded by the coding sequence ATGGCTCCCTCTTACACTTTCGCCGGGGACACCCCGGCCATCCATGAATCTGCGTTCGTCGCGCCCACCGCTTCCATCATCGGCAAAGCGACTTTGGCCGAGGACTCCAGCGCCTTTTACGGGGTTTCGGTCCGTGCCGATACGGCTGCCATCAGCGTCGGTGCAGGCTCCAACCTCCAGGACAACGTCGTCCTCCACGCCGACCCCGGATTCCCCTGCACCGTCGGCGAGCGCGTCTCCGTTGGGCACAGCGCAGTGGTCCACGGCTGCACTGTGGAGGACGACTGCCTCATCGGTATGAGCGCCACCATCCTAAACGGCGCAGTGATTGGCACGGGCTCGCTCATTGCAGCTGGCGCCGTGGTCCTTGAAGGCACAGTCATTCCGCCGCGCTCACTCGTAGCGGGCGTCCCCGCAAAGGTGCGCCGCGAATTGACCGACGAGGAGTTCGACGGCGTCAAACACAACGCCGCCCACTACAAGGAACTCGCCGCGGCACACAGGGAAATGCACGCGTCTTAA
- a CDS encoding class I SAM-dependent methyltransferase — protein sequence MQGIPEADHEADLAVFYDRQAPVRNTRALTPHRVECRDWFIRLLKDEHRHSVFELGSGTGVEGLEFVRAGLHYTGVDLSSESVHVARSAGLDCSVASGRELPFPDSVFSAVWTMSTLLHVPNNRIHDVVSELVRVSAAGAPIAVGLWSGEDEEVLNPEDGEEPRRFFSRRSDDTLRRIFGEHGSIEHFRTWPEGIGVESGPGAGNWTQHYQFLVLRTPAPN from the coding sequence ATGCAGGGCATCCCCGAAGCTGACCACGAAGCCGACCTCGCAGTTTTCTACGACCGCCAAGCACCCGTCCGGAACACGCGGGCCCTCACCCCGCACCGGGTCGAGTGCCGGGATTGGTTCATCCGCCTCCTGAAGGATGAGCACCGGCATTCCGTGTTCGAGCTGGGCAGCGGGACCGGGGTGGAAGGCTTGGAGTTTGTCCGTGCAGGGCTGCATTACACCGGCGTGGACCTGTCCTCGGAGAGCGTTCACGTGGCGCGCTCGGCCGGGTTGGACTGCTCGGTTGCGAGTGGTCGTGAGCTACCGTTTCCCGATTCAGTCTTCTCCGCCGTGTGGACCATGAGCACGCTCCTGCACGTCCCCAACAACAGGATTCACGACGTCGTCAGCGAACTTGTGCGGGTCAGCGCGGCTGGTGCGCCAATCGCCGTCGGGCTTTGGTCAGGTGAGGATGAAGAGGTCCTCAACCCGGAGGACGGGGAAGAACCCCGACGTTTCTTCAGTCGCCGCAGCGACGACACCCTTCGGCGGATCTTCGGCGAGCACGGCTCGATTGAGCATTTCCGGACCTGGCCAGAGGGTATCGGTGTCGAGTCCGGGCCGGGAGCGGGCAACTGGACGCAGCACTACCAGTTCCTGGTCCTCCGCACCCCCGCACCCAACTAG
- the purU gene encoding formyltetrahydrofolate deformylase, giving the protein MTDSTAFVVTLSCPDRPGIVHAVAGALLEAGCNIADSQQYGSPSTGNFFMRVEATTASSQEELATALRPVAESFGMTWQINPVGEKVRTIILCSKDAHCLNDLLFQQRTGTLPIEVPAIVSNHRDLESLAEFYGIPFHHIPVTPETKPQAEAQLLKLIAEHDVELTVLARYMQVLSNELCTELNGKAINIHHSFLPSFKGAKPYHQAHARGVKIIGATAHYVTADLDEGPIIEQEVIRVDHARTAAQFVQMGRDVEGRTLAQAVQWHAEHRVLLDGTRTVVFN; this is encoded by the coding sequence GTGACTGACTCCACCGCTTTCGTTGTAACACTCTCCTGCCCGGACCGCCCCGGCATCGTCCATGCGGTAGCCGGCGCCCTCCTTGAGGCCGGCTGCAATATCGCCGACTCCCAGCAGTACGGAAGCCCCAGCACCGGCAACTTTTTCATGCGCGTGGAGGCAACCACAGCGTCCTCCCAAGAGGAACTGGCCACTGCCCTGCGACCCGTAGCCGAATCCTTCGGCATGACCTGGCAGATCAACCCTGTCGGCGAAAAGGTCCGCACCATCATCCTGTGCTCCAAGGACGCGCACTGCCTCAACGACCTCCTGTTCCAGCAGCGGACCGGCACGTTGCCCATCGAGGTTCCGGCGATTGTTTCGAACCACCGAGACCTCGAGTCGCTGGCGGAGTTCTACGGCATCCCGTTCCACCACATCCCCGTGACGCCGGAGACCAAGCCCCAGGCCGAGGCGCAGCTGCTGAAACTCATTGCCGAGCACGACGTCGAGCTCACGGTCCTGGCGCGTTACATGCAAGTCCTGTCCAACGAGCTCTGCACGGAGTTGAACGGCAAGGCAATCAACATCCACCACTCATTCCTCCCCTCCTTCAAGGGCGCCAAGCCATACCACCAGGCCCACGCCCGCGGTGTGAAGATCATCGGTGCCACAGCCCACTACGTGACCGCCGACCTCGATGAAGGCCCGATCATCGAGCAGGAAGTCATCCGTGTTGACCACGCACGCACGGCCGCCCAGTTTGTCCAGATGGGCCGCGACGTGGAGGGGCGCACCCTGGCCCAGGCAGTCCAGTGGCACGCTGAACACCGCGTGCTTTTGGATGGCACCCGCACCGTGGTATTCAACTAG
- the glyA gene encoding serine hydroxymethyltransferase: MPTTTTSASVSNQSLAELDPEIAAVLDQELGRQRGTLEMIASENFAPRAVMEAQGSVLTNKYAEGYPGRRYYGGCEYVDVAEQLAIDRVKELFGAEYANVQPHSGAQANAAALSAMITPGDKILGLSLAHGGHLTHGMKLNFSGKLYNVAAYQVEEDTFRVDMDKLREQAIAEKPQVIIAGWSAYPRHLDFAAFRSIADEVGALLWTDMAHFAGLVAAGLHPSPVPYSDVVTSTVHKTLAGPRSGVILAKQEWAKKLNSNVFPGQQGGPLMHVIAAKAVAFKIAGSEEFKERQERVLEGAKIIADRLNQSDVAEAGVSVLTGGTDVHLVLVDLRNSQLDGQQAEDLLHSVGITVNRNAVPFDPRPPMVTSGLRIGTPALATRGFGATEFTEVAEIIATALKAGSTTDVEALQARVDKLAADFPLYPQHEQW; this comes from the coding sequence GTGCCTACCACCACCACTTCCGCGTCTGTCAGCAACCAGTCGCTCGCTGAGCTCGATCCCGAGATCGCAGCAGTCCTCGACCAGGAACTCGGCCGCCAGCGCGGCACCCTGGAAATGATCGCCTCCGAAAACTTCGCCCCGCGCGCTGTCATGGAAGCACAGGGCTCCGTCCTGACCAACAAGTACGCCGAGGGTTACCCGGGCCGCCGCTACTACGGCGGCTGTGAATACGTCGACGTCGCGGAGCAGCTTGCGATCGACCGCGTCAAGGAACTCTTCGGTGCCGAGTACGCCAACGTCCAGCCGCACTCCGGTGCCCAGGCAAACGCTGCAGCACTGTCCGCCATGATCACCCCGGGCGACAAGATCCTCGGCCTCTCCCTGGCACACGGTGGCCACCTGACCCACGGCATGAAGCTGAACTTCTCCGGCAAGCTCTACAACGTAGCTGCTTACCAGGTTGAAGAAGACACCTTCCGCGTGGACATGGACAAGCTTCGCGAGCAGGCCATCGCCGAGAAGCCGCAGGTCATCATCGCCGGCTGGTCCGCTTACCCGCGCCACCTCGACTTCGCTGCCTTCCGCTCCATCGCTGACGAAGTTGGCGCACTCCTGTGGACGGACATGGCACACTTCGCCGGACTGGTTGCAGCAGGCCTGCACCCGAGCCCGGTCCCGTACTCCGACGTCGTCACCTCCACCGTGCACAAGACCCTCGCAGGTCCGCGTTCCGGTGTCATTCTGGCCAAGCAGGAGTGGGCCAAGAAGCTGAACTCCAACGTCTTCCCGGGCCAGCAGGGCGGCCCGCTCATGCACGTCATCGCCGCCAAGGCTGTTGCCTTCAAGATCGCCGGCAGCGAAGAATTCAAGGAGCGCCAAGAGCGCGTGCTCGAGGGTGCCAAGATCATCGCTGACCGCCTGAACCAGTCCGACGTCGCCGAAGCCGGCGTCTCGGTCCTCACCGGCGGCACCGACGTCCACCTGGTCCTGGTTGACCTGCGTAACTCGCAGCTGGACGGCCAGCAGGCTGAAGATCTCCTGCACTCGGTGGGCATCACCGTGAACCGCAACGCCGTTCCGTTCGACCCCCGCCCGCCGATGGTCACCTCCGGCCTCCGCATCGGTACGCCTGCCCTGGCTACCCGCGGATTCGGTGCCACCGAGTTCACCGAGGTTGCCGAGATCATCGCCACTGCCCTGAAGGCTGGCTCCACTACAGACGTTGAGGCCCTTCAGGCCCGCGTGGACAAGCTCGCCGCCGACTTCCCGCTGTACCCGCAGCACGAGCAGTGGTAA
- a CDS encoding bifunctional methylenetetrahydrofolate dehydrogenase/methenyltetrahydrofolate cyclohydrolase, translating into MTQSTAQILDGKATAAAIKAELTERVSVLAAKGIVPGLGTILVGSDPGSTWYVGGKHKDCAEVGIQSIRRDLPEDITQEDLLKVVRELNENPECTGYIVQLPLPKHIDQDVILEAMDPNKDADGLHPMNLGRLVANVSGEMKSPLPCTPKGCVELMRRHGIQLNGKRVLVVGRGVTIGRPIGLLLTRREVNATVILAHTGTVDLPAELKQADVVIAAAGVPHMIKAEDLKPGAIVLDVGVSRVEDANGKAVVTGDVDPAAADVAAWLSPNPGGVGPMTRAMLLANVVESAERAAGIA; encoded by the coding sequence ATGACACAGTCCACCGCACAGATCCTTGACGGCAAGGCCACCGCCGCAGCCATCAAGGCAGAACTGACCGAACGCGTTTCCGTCCTCGCAGCAAAGGGAATCGTCCCCGGCCTGGGCACCATCCTGGTGGGTTCGGACCCCGGCAGCACCTGGTACGTCGGCGGCAAGCACAAGGACTGCGCCGAGGTGGGCATCCAGTCCATCCGCCGGGACCTGCCCGAGGACATCACCCAGGAAGACCTCCTGAAGGTTGTCCGGGAGCTCAACGAGAACCCGGAATGCACGGGCTACATCGTTCAGTTGCCGCTGCCCAAACACATTGACCAGGACGTCATCCTCGAAGCAATGGATCCGAACAAGGACGCCGATGGCCTGCACCCCATGAACCTCGGCCGCCTTGTGGCCAACGTCAGTGGCGAAATGAAGTCCCCGCTTCCCTGCACGCCCAAGGGCTGTGTGGAATTGATGCGCCGCCACGGCATCCAGCTCAACGGCAAGCGCGTCCTCGTAGTAGGCCGCGGCGTCACCATCGGCCGCCCCATCGGCCTCCTTCTCACCCGCAGGGAAGTCAACGCCACGGTCATCCTGGCCCACACGGGAACCGTTGACCTGCCCGCGGAACTCAAGCAGGCCGACGTCGTGATTGCCGCTGCAGGCGTGCCGCACATGATCAAGGCTGAAGACCTCAAGCCGGGCGCAATAGTGCTCGACGTCGGTGTCAGCCGCGTGGAGGACGCTAACGGCAAGGCTGTGGTCACCGGAGACGTGGACCCGGCAGCTGCCGACGTCGCCGCCTGGCTGTCCCCGAACCCGGGCGGCGTGGGTCCGATGACCCGCGCCATGCTGCTCGCCAACGTCGTGGAGAGCGCCGAGCGCGCAGCTGGCATCGCCTAG
- a CDS encoding histidine kinase, with translation MALIQVAGTLFSAGHQDASRPLDALAILLLLAGPAGLAFRRRAPAVMLPVALVATGAYVGLGYAWGPIALSLALAIVLTSSAGLRWQAWLGAGIAAAAVVFAAAFSGDPNWPLRASAGVGWAAILVLIGQGFRRRSERFAEYRRRREAAQKAERDEYRLMLARDIHDVVAHSLSMINVQASVALHVGSDDPQKLRPALEAIKAASKESLTEVRQLLGVLREDVPLAPAARPTLARIPELVKNAELGGLQVRFEDHSNHELVGPAQQEAAYRIIQEALTNVGRHSGAGSAVVHLAQTQDALTVRIDDDGAGMGDALPGNGLTGMRERAVALRGTLTLHELQPGLRVEATLPAEQEGNLP, from the coding sequence GTGGCCCTCATCCAGGTGGCTGGGACGCTTTTTTCTGCGGGCCATCAGGACGCTTCACGGCCCTTGGATGCGCTTGCGATCCTGTTGCTGCTGGCCGGGCCTGCAGGACTGGCGTTCCGGCGGCGGGCGCCTGCAGTCATGCTTCCCGTCGCCCTCGTGGCAACGGGCGCCTATGTTGGCCTTGGGTATGCCTGGGGTCCCATTGCACTTTCACTGGCGTTGGCGATTGTGCTGACTTCGTCCGCGGGTTTGCGTTGGCAGGCGTGGCTGGGGGCCGGAATCGCCGCTGCTGCAGTAGTGTTCGCGGCCGCATTCAGCGGCGATCCCAACTGGCCGCTTCGCGCTTCCGCAGGGGTGGGATGGGCAGCCATTTTGGTGCTGATCGGACAGGGATTTCGACGCCGAAGCGAGCGGTTCGCGGAATACCGGCGTCGCCGTGAGGCCGCCCAGAAGGCAGAACGCGATGAGTACCGCCTCATGCTGGCCCGCGACATCCACGATGTCGTGGCTCACTCCTTGTCCATGATCAATGTGCAGGCATCCGTGGCGTTGCACGTGGGCTCGGATGATCCCCAGAAGCTCAGGCCTGCACTGGAAGCCATCAAGGCGGCCAGCAAGGAATCCCTCACGGAAGTCCGGCAACTCCTGGGCGTGTTGCGGGAGGACGTCCCGCTCGCCCCGGCGGCCCGGCCTACGCTGGCCAGGATTCCCGAACTTGTGAAGAACGCGGAGCTGGGCGGCTTGCAGGTGCGCTTCGAGGACCACTCGAACCATGAACTCGTCGGCCCCGCACAGCAGGAAGCGGCGTACCGGATCATCCAGGAAGCGTTGACCAACGTCGGCAGGCACTCAGGTGCCGGATCCGCCGTCGTGCATCTTGCCCAGACTCAAGACGCGCTAACCGTACGGATAGACGACGACGGCGCAGGCATGGGCGACGCGCTCCCGGGCAACGGCCTCACGGGGATGCGCGAGAGGGCGGTCGCTTTGCGCGGGACGCTCACGTTGCACGAACTCCAGCCGGGGCTCCGGGTCGAAGCAACTTTGCCTGCAGAACAAGAAGGAAACCTCCCATGA
- a CDS encoding response regulator transcription factor — MIRILLADDQTLIRAGFRALLDAEPDMEVVAEAGTGRDAVRLAARDKPDVILMDIRMPDDDGLTATRRILADPSLSSTRIIILTTFELDEYIAEAVRAGAAGFLVKDTEPAELIRAVRVVHDGDALLSPSVTRRIMAQLASQSRAAGKVIPLEQVTEREREVLALVGEGLNNAEIAERLFITPLTAKTHVSRIMTKLMVRDRSQLVVLAYESGLVRPGWSS; from the coding sequence ATGATCCGCATCCTCCTCGCCGATGACCAGACCCTCATCCGGGCAGGGTTCCGCGCGCTCCTGGATGCTGAACCGGACATGGAAGTAGTGGCCGAGGCCGGCACTGGCAGGGACGCGGTGAGGCTGGCGGCGCGGGACAAGCCGGACGTCATCCTCATGGACATCCGGATGCCGGACGACGACGGCCTCACCGCCACCCGCAGGATTCTTGCGGACCCATCCCTGTCCAGCACGCGCATCATCATTCTGACTACCTTCGAGCTCGACGAGTACATTGCCGAGGCCGTCCGTGCGGGCGCAGCTGGTTTCCTGGTCAAGGACACCGAACCTGCAGAGCTCATCCGCGCCGTCCGGGTAGTCCACGACGGCGACGCGCTGCTCTCGCCCTCAGTCACTCGGCGCATCATGGCACAGCTGGCGTCCCAAAGCCGGGCGGCAGGAAAAGTGATTCCCCTGGAGCAGGTGACGGAACGCGAACGCGAGGTCCTGGCCTTGGTGGGGGAGGGACTGAACAATGCCGAGATCGCCGAACGCCTGTTCATCACCCCGCTGACCGCGAAGACCCACGTATCGCGCATCATGACCAAGCTGATGGTCCGCGACCGCTCCCAACTGGTGGTGCTCGCGTACGAATCAGGGCTGGTGAGGCCGGGCTGGAGCAGTTGA